The proteins below come from a single Zhouia spongiae genomic window:
- a CDS encoding aminopeptidase P family protein, producing MKYHPIDKNLFVKNRTKFMAAMKPKSIAIFNSNDIYPIGADSTIPFEQARDLFYLSGADQEETILLLFPDAHEEKHREILFVRETNEHIAIWEGEKLSKEKAYEVSGIKTVYWLSEFEKIFFELMTEADTVYFNTNEHYRGGIAVQTETREDRFIKWCKEKYPAHKWEKSNPILHRLRGVKEAEEIALLAHACGITEKGFKRVLGFVKPGVMEYEIEAEYMHEFLRSRSRGFAYTPIVASGFNACVLHYIENNRECKDGDLLLMDVGAEYANYASDMTRTIPVSGRFTQRQKEVYNAVLRVKNEATKMLVPGTMWKAYHEEVGKLMTSELLGLGLLDKADVQNEDPNWPAYKKYFMHGTSHHLGLDTHDYGELKTPMKANMVFTVEPGIYIPDENMGIRLEDDVVIQEYGEPLNLMKNIPVEIEEIEEYMNKK from the coding sequence ATGAAATATCATCCGATAGACAAAAATCTTTTTGTAAAAAATAGAACAAAGTTCATGGCTGCCATGAAGCCAAAAAGCATAGCCATTTTTAATTCCAATGACATTTATCCGATTGGAGCGGATTCGACCATTCCGTTTGAACAAGCGAGGGATCTCTTCTATTTATCCGGAGCTGACCAGGAAGAGACGATACTGTTGCTGTTCCCCGATGCACACGAAGAAAAGCACAGGGAAATTTTGTTTGTCAGGGAAACCAATGAGCATATCGCTATTTGGGAAGGTGAGAAACTGAGTAAGGAAAAGGCTTATGAGGTTTCGGGAATTAAGACGGTATATTGGCTTTCCGAGTTTGAAAAGATCTTTTTTGAATTAATGACTGAAGCAGATACCGTTTATTTTAATACCAACGAGCATTACAGGGGAGGTATAGCTGTACAGACTGAAACTCGCGAAGATCGTTTTATTAAATGGTGTAAAGAAAAATATCCTGCACACAAATGGGAAAAGAGTAATCCGATCCTGCATCGGTTAAGAGGGGTAAAAGAAGCTGAAGAGATCGCCCTGTTGGCGCATGCCTGCGGTATTACAGAAAAAGGGTTTAAGCGGGTGCTTGGATTTGTGAAACCGGGAGTGATGGAATATGAAATTGAGGCAGAATACATGCATGAGTTTTTAAGGAGCCGATCCAGGGGCTTTGCCTATACACCTATTGTGGCTTCAGGGTTTAATGCATGTGTATTGCATTATATAGAAAACAACCGGGAATGTAAAGACGGCGATTTGCTTTTAATGGATGTGGGGGCTGAATATGCTAATTATGCAAGCGATATGACCAGAACGATCCCGGTGAGCGGCCGTTTTACGCAAAGACAAAAAGAGGTGTATAATGCGGTGCTCAGAGTTAAAAATGAAGCAACTAAAATGTTGGTGCCGGGTACCATGTGGAAGGCTTATCATGAAGAGGTTGGCAAGCTTATGACCTCTGAGCTTTTAGGGCTTGGCTTGTTGGATAAGGCCGACGTTCAGAATGAAGATCCGAACTGGCCGGCATATAAAAAGTATTTTATGCATGGTACAAGTCACCACTTAGGTCTGGATACTCACGATTATGGTGAGTTAAAAACCCCTATGAAGGCCAATATGGTTTTTACCGTCGAACCGGGAATTTATATTCCTGATGAAAATATGGGAATCCGTCTTGAAGACGATGTTGTAATTCAGGAATATGGAGAGCCTTTGAATTTAATGAAGAACATCCCGGTAGAAATAGAAGAAATAGAAGAGTATATGAACAAGAAATAA